A stretch of DNA from Planctomycetaceae bacterium:
CGCACATTGCCAACACACGCTTACGTAAATCCATTGAGTATGCTTTCATTTCAAGCCTCCATGCTTGACCCAAGCATACACAACTTCTTCAGAGGGCGCTAGATGTGTTCGTGACTTGCTCTAGCCGAAGGCGGCTTCACAGAGCGCTTGTACCAGCACCGCCGCCAGGCGCGGGGGAGATAGGACGAACAACATGGGACCAATAAGACGAATAGGACCTATGCTGGCGGTGGTCCTATTGGTCCTATCATATGTCCTATATGTCCTATAGGTCCTATTCCCTCCCATATCTTCCGTGGGTGAACGCCATCTCGTACATTGCTGCCACGTTCTCCGGCTTGGAGTTGTCCTGCAGGCAATGCGCGGGGCTGAAGCAGTAGCCGCCGCCGGGCATCATGATGTCCAGCGTGCTGCGGCATTCGGCTTTCATTTCCTCCACGCTGCCGTTGGCGACCGGGCCGGCGGTTGAGATGCAGCCGTGGAAGAACAGCTTGTCGCCGAAGTTTTCCTTGAGGTAGCGCGGGGACATGTTGACGGCCTCGGGCTGGAGCGTGTCGACGCCGGTGATGCCCATTTCGATCATGTCCGGATACGACCAACTGCTCGATCCGCAGGTGTGGATCAGCGTGGGCAGGTTGTACGCCTTGGCGAGGTCGATGACCTTCTGGTGCCGCGGGCGGATGTGCTTGCGGAAGAGCTCCAGGCTCATGATCGGCGACCTCTGCGTGCCCAGGTCCTCGCCCATCCAGATGAAGTCGATCTTGCCCTTGGCGGCCTCGAGCGTGCGCTCGAGCACTTTCAGGGCGATCTCGAGCTTTCGGTCGATCAGGAGCAGCCCGGCCGGGTCGTCGGTGATCAGGTCCACCAGCACCTGCTCCATGGTGCGGATCATTCCGGTGGAGTTGATGATGTCAGGCAGGCCGGCCCCGCCGTTGAAGACGGCGAAGTCCTTGACGTCGTCGCAGTGCTGGGCGACGTGCGAGTAGTCATAATGGTCGGGGTTGGGCATGGGCCAGTTGGCGATGGTCTCCTCGTCGGCGCCGGCCAGCGGGAAGTCGCAGAAGTCCATGTACCCGCCGCTGTCGTGCTCGATCCACCGCGTGCGAATGCCCCAGCACGGATCTACGCCGCGGCCTTCGATCTCCGCGTGAAGCCGCGGACCCGTGTACCAGGCCCCCACGCCGCGGAAGTCCACGCCCAGCACGTTCGTCAGCCCGCCCCAGTCGTCGGCCGCCAGTCCGAAGTACTCCATCAGGTTGCGATTGATGCCGCCGTTGGCGAAGTAATTGACCGGCACGCGATCAGGCTCCTGGTGTGCGAAGGTGGTCATCACCCGCTCCTTGGAAGTCATGGTGTCGGCCTTGCGAAGGTTCATCAGGTCGGTGGCGCGCTGGTTCATGAGGCAGGCTCCTTTGGCGACAGTTTAACAGGGAACCGGGGAATTTACCACAGAGGCACAGAGGGCACGGAGGTGAAAAACAAAATGGAGGCATTGCGTCCACAGAGTCCATCCTGTCCA
This window harbors:
- a CDS encoding uroporphyrinogen decarboxylase family protein — encoded protein: MNQRATDLMNLRKADTMTSKERVMTTFAHQEPDRVPVNYFANGGINRNLMEYFGLAADDWGGLTNVLGVDFRGVGAWYTGPRLHAEIEGRGVDPCWGIRTRWIEHDSGGYMDFCDFPLAGADEETIANWPMPNPDHYDYSHVAQHCDDVKDFAVFNGGAGLPDIINSTGMIRTMEQVLVDLITDDPAGLLLIDRKLEIALKVLERTLEAAKGKIDFIWMGEDLGTQRSPIMSLELFRKHIRPRHQKVIDLAKAYNLPTLIHTCGSSSWSYPDMIEMGITGVDTLQPEAVNMSPRYLKENFGDKLFFHGCISTAGPVANGSVEEMKAECRSTLDIMMPGGGYCFSPAHCLQDNSKPENVAAMYEMAFTHGRYGRE